A region from the Sutcliffiella horikoshii genome encodes:
- a CDS encoding glycoside hydrolase family 10 protein, which translates to MKFGQACKYIIITALLFSFTLPLFTTKGSAEMTQQPKHEMRAAWIATVQNIDVKAGMNEADYTAWVEQTLDFLKGKNFNTIIYQVKPTADAFYPSEIDPWSKYVTGGAQGTDPGYDPLQIMIDESHARGIEVHAWVNPYRVTMPFETLESLSEDNVAKEHPEWVVKYGFQYYLNPGIQGVQDYLLSTVEELVTNYDIEAVHMDDYFYPYRRVGEEFPDQAQFEADPRGFDNIEDWRRDNVNNLVSAINSTIKETKSWVQFGISPFGVWRNIAMDPTGSDTTAGQTNYDDLYADTRQWIKDGSIDYITPQIYWSRGFAAADYSILLDWWSNEVEEYAYNHPVNLYIGTADYKVGDNFDQNWYNPYELPEQILDNRQDDNTFGQMHFSLRQIIKNNLGYADILTNEIYTEPALVPATPWNGEELPQKPNTMKADKTKGSITLTIDDKKHSDARKYVIYRFDGLQEGDYNDPANIVDVVYSTEGVTTYVDNTVEEDKQYTYGVTSVSNTGLESKDAKIVKVVK; encoded by the coding sequence ATGAAATTTGGACAAGCATGTAAGTACATAATAATTACGGCACTATTATTCTCCTTCACTCTCCCTCTTTTTACAACGAAAGGGAGTGCAGAAATGACTCAGCAGCCAAAACATGAGATGAGGGCAGCTTGGATTGCCACGGTTCAGAACATTGACGTGAAAGCTGGCATGAACGAAGCAGATTATACAGCCTGGGTAGAACAAACGCTTGATTTTCTAAAAGGTAAAAACTTTAACACGATCATTTATCAAGTAAAACCTACAGCAGATGCTTTTTATCCATCTGAAATTGATCCTTGGTCCAAGTATGTGACTGGAGGAGCACAAGGAACAGATCCAGGGTATGACCCGTTACAGATTATGATTGATGAATCTCATGCGCGCGGTATTGAAGTGCATGCATGGGTAAACCCGTATCGTGTGACGATGCCTTTTGAAACATTAGAAAGCCTTTCAGAGGATAATGTCGCAAAAGAACATCCTGAGTGGGTAGTTAAATACGGTTTTCAATACTACTTGAATCCTGGTATTCAGGGAGTGCAGGATTACCTGCTTTCTACTGTTGAGGAGCTTGTAACGAACTATGACATTGAAGCAGTTCATATGGATGACTACTTCTATCCATATCGCAGAGTTGGAGAGGAATTCCCCGATCAAGCACAATTCGAAGCGGATCCGCGCGGCTTTGATAATATAGAGGACTGGAGACGCGACAACGTAAACAACTTAGTGTCTGCGATTAACTCCACTATTAAAGAAACGAAGAGCTGGGTACAGTTTGGTATTTCCCCGTTTGGCGTGTGGAGAAATATTGCGATGGACCCGACAGGAAGTGATACGACAGCAGGTCAAACAAACTATGATGATCTTTACGCAGATACAAGACAATGGATCAAGGACGGCAGCATCGATTATATTACACCGCAAATCTACTGGTCCCGCGGTTTTGCAGCAGCTGATTATTCCATCCTGCTTGACTGGTGGAGCAACGAGGTCGAAGAATATGCCTATAACCATCCGGTCAACCTGTATATCGGAACAGCAGATTACAAAGTAGGAGACAACTTTGACCAGAACTGGTATAACCCATATGAGCTACCTGAACAGATTTTAGACAACCGCCAAGACGATAACACATTTGGACAAATGCACTTCTCCCTTAGACAAATCATCAAAAATAACCTTGGCTATGCAGACATCCTCACCAATGAAATCTACACAGAACCTGCACTAGTGCCTGCAACCCCGTGGAACGGTGAAGAGCTTCCACAAAAACCAAATACGATGAAAGCAGACAAAACAAAAGGCAGTATCACTCTAACAATCGATGACAAAAAGCATTCTGATGCAAGGAAATATGTTATCTACCGTTTTGATGGACTTCAAGAAGGAGATTATAACGACCCTGCAAATATCGTGGATGTTGTGTATTCTACGGAGGGTGTGACTACTTATGTAGACAACACGGTAGAGGAAGACAAGCAATATACGTACGGCGTAACCTCCGTTTCCAATACTGGATTGGAAAGTAAGGATGCAAAGATTGTGAAGGTTGTAAAATAA
- a CDS encoding MerR family transcriptional regulator yields MEYTVQKLAKLAGVTGRTLRYYDEIGILKPARMSASGYRIYGQAEVDKLQQILFYRELEIDLESIQKIINAPSFNEVEALKEHRDRLLTKQKRLEGLIESVDRTLSAKEGSINMSDKEKFEAFKQNMIDENEAKYGKEVRGKYGNETMDKSNAKLKGMSKNQYEQGEKLGEEVLKVLNEAFKTGDPAGELAQKAADLHRQWLGFYWDSYSKEAHAGLAQMYVDDERFTAFYDKEQPGTAEFLRDAIYIYTGMQKQ; encoded by the coding sequence GTGGAATACACCGTACAGAAATTAGCAAAATTGGCTGGAGTGACAGGCAGGACGCTGCGTTATTATGATGAAATTGGGATTCTTAAGCCGGCGAGAATGAGTGCTTCGGGGTATCGTATCTATGGGCAGGCGGAAGTGGATAAGCTGCAGCAAATCCTTTTTTACCGAGAGCTCGAGATAGATCTCGAAAGCATCCAAAAAATCATTAACGCTCCATCCTTTAATGAAGTGGAAGCACTTAAAGAACACCGTGACAGGCTTCTGACAAAGCAAAAGCGGCTCGAGGGCCTGATTGAAAGTGTAGACCGGACCCTGTCTGCGAAAGAAGGGAGCATTAACATGAGTGACAAAGAGAAGTTTGAAGCGTTCAAGCAGAACATGATAGATGAAAACGAAGCGAAATACGGCAAGGAAGTTCGCGGGAAATATGGCAACGAGACAATGGATAAATCAAATGCCAAGCTGAAAGGCATGTCAAAGAATCAGTACGAGCAGGGAGAAAAGCTTGGGGAAGAGGTGCTGAAAGTCTTAAACGAGGCATTCAAAACCGGAGATCCTGCTGGAGAACTTGCGCAAAAAGCGGCAGACTTGCACCGTCAATGGTTAGGATTTTACTGGGATTCCTACTCTAAGGAAGCACATGCCGGCCTTGCTCAAATGTATGTCGATGACGAGCGATTTACTGCATTCTATGATAAAGAACAACCTGGTACTGCTGAGTTCCTACGGGATGCCATCTATATTTATACGGGAATGCAAAAACAGTAA